A window of Nicotiana tabacum cultivar K326 chromosome 24, ASM71507v2, whole genome shotgun sequence contains these coding sequences:
- the LOC107817653 gene encoding S-adenosylmethionine decarboxylase proenzyme: MDMALPVSAIGFEGFEKRLEISFFEPGLFADPNGKGLRSLSKAQLDEILGPAECTIVDSLSNDDVDSYVLSESSLFVYSYKIIIKTCGTTKLLLAIPPILKLAESLSLKVQDVRYTRGSFIFPGAQSFPHRHFSEEVAVLDGYFGKLAAGSKAVIMGSPDKAQKWHVYSASAGPIQSNDPVYTLEMCMTGLDREKASVFYKTEGSSAAHMTVRSGIRKILPNSEICDFEFEPCGYSMNSIEGAALSTIHITPEDGFSYASFEAVGYDMKTMKLGPLVERVLACFEPDEFSIALHADVATKLLQRVCSVDVKGYSLAECSPEEFGKGGSIVYQKFTRTPFCGSPKSVLKGCWKEE, from the coding sequence ATGGATATGGCCTTGCCGGTCTCCGCCATTGGTTTTGAAGGTTTCGAGAAGAGGCTTGAAATTTCGTTCTTCGAGCCTGGTCTGTTTGCTGATCCTAACGGAAAAGGACTTCGATCTCTCTCAAAGGCACAATTGGATGAAATTCTCGGACCTGCTGAGTGCACCATTGTTGATTCCCTATCAAATGACGATGTTGATTCCTATGTCCTCTCCGAGTCGAGCCTCTTCGTTTATTCTTACAAGATAATCATCAAAACCTGTGGCACCACTAAGTTGCTTCTCGCAATTCCGCCCATTCTAAAGTTGGCTGAGAGCCTGTCTCTCAAAGTACAAGACGTGAGGTATACCCGTGGGAGCTTCATTTTCCCTGGTGCTCAGTCGTTTCCTCACCGTCACTTTTCTGAAGAAGTTGCTGTCCTTGATGGCTATTTTGGAAAGCTTGCTGCTGGTAGCAAGGCTGTGATTATGGGCAGTCCTGACAAAGCACAGAAATGGCATGTTTACTCTGCCTCCGCAGGACCTATTCAGTCTAATGACCCTGTTTACACTCTTGAGATGTGTATGACTGGTTTGGACAGGGAGAAGGCGTCTGTCTTTTACAAGACTGAAGGAAGCTCGGCTGCTCATATGACTGTTCGATCTGGCATAAGGAAGATCCTCCCCAATTCTGAGATATGCGATTTTGAGTTTGAACCCTGTGGTTATTCCATGAATTCAATTGAAGGAGCTGCACTCTCAACCATTCACATTACCCCCGAAGATGGCTTTAGCTATGCTAGCTTTGAAGCAGTTGGGTATGATATGAAAACCATGAAGCTGGGTCCCCTGGTTGAGAGGGTGCTGGCATGTTTCGAGCCAGATGAGTTCTCTATTGCTTTGCATGCTGATGTTGCTACCAAGTTACTGCAGCGGGTTTGCTCTGTTGATGTGAAAGGCTACTCTCTTGCTGAGTGTAGTCCAGAAGAATTTGGCAAGGGTGGTTCCATTGTCTACCAGAAGTTCACTAGGACTCCTTTCTGTGGATCTCCCAAGTCCGTTCTGAAGGGCTGCTGGAAGGAGGAATAG